The nucleotide sequence CGGCCGACATGCGTGACATGGAGGCCTTTGTTTACGCAGCGTTGCAGGCCGAATCGTCTGGTCAGCGATTCGTCTATCGAACGGCCGCTAGTTTTGTCCAAGCGTTTGCGGGGATGGAACCAAACCCGTTGTTGCGGTCCGACCAGATGGTCGATGCCGACGCAAAATCGGGATTGATCGTGGTCGGGTCATACGTGCCGAAGACGACCGGGCAGCTGAACGCATTGTTGTCGGCCGAGCCGGATCTTGTGCCCGTCGTCTTGGATGTCGCGGAACTGTTGGCGGATTCCACCGATGCCTACGCCCGGTCGCGTGCCCAGCAGGTCAACGAGGCTCTGGAGTCGGAACACGACGTTGTGTTGTATTCGTCTCGACAGTTGGTCAAAGGTGATGATGCACCATCCAGTTTGTCGATCGGCAACCGCGTTTCGGCCACGCTTGTGAACATCGTGCGTGGTGTTCAACAGCGACCGCGTTTTCTGATTGCCAAAGGTGGCATCACTTCCAGCGACGTGGCGACCAAGGGCTTGGACGTTCACCGGGCGATGGTGTTGGGTCAAATCTTGCCCGGCATTCCGGTTTGGCAGCTTCAACAAGAAAGCCGTATGCCGGGTATGCCCTATGTCGTTTTTCCGGGCAACGTGGGCGGTGAATCGGCGCTACTGGATGCGTATCGGATTTTGAAACGCTGAAGCATACGGTGGTTTACCCCCCTGCCCTGTTCATTGAATTCGATTACAAGTCGACCTAGGAGTGGAATGATGTCAAGCAAGCCCCTGTTTTCACGTTTGGATCACATTGCGATCGTCGTCCGCGATACCGACGAAGCGTTAACGTTCTATCGCGACAAGCTCGGGTTGCCGGTCGTCATCGATGAACGGATCGAATCGGGCAATGTGCGTTTGACTCACTTGGACATGGGCAATTTGCATCTGCAATTGGTCCAGCCCTTAACGTCGGATCATCCGCTGAACCAGC is from Crateriforma conspicua and encodes:
- a CDS encoding VOC family protein, yielding MSSKPLFSRLDHIAIVVRDTDEALTFYRDKLGLPVVIDERIESGNVRLTHLDMGNLHLQLVQPLTSDHPLNQHLDQHGEGLHHLCFETDDVRTSFAALPERGMKPKSETPHDGPLGRKAGFIDPSTSRDVIWEMTGPQ